TGCGCTCGCGCTGCTGCCAAATGCAGAAGTTGTCAGTCCACAGTCAAGTTGGAATGATATCTGGATACAATTAATTGAGCAAGAACAGCGAAGTCACAAACAAAATAACCAACAGCACAAACAGCCAATCCCAAACATTGAACTGGATTAATTGTTGCTACCTTAAATTTGTCTAGAATTTAAACAAAGTGCTTAGGTTCATAAAACAATCAATATGTTTGATAAAACCTGTTGATCAATACTTCGGACAGTTTTTTAACGGCCCTGTAAGCCGAGGGCGAGGAAGCCCTGCCATTTTTTACGCATTTTCTGAAACGAGTGCGCGCTTACTTAAACCTTGAAAAAATAGTCCAGCATATAGCCAGTATGGGTTTCGGAGACTCGACTAGATCTAAAACTGTCCGAAGTATTGCTTATGGGACAAGGATTATGTCTCACCACTACTTCCGTATCACTACCAAGCATCATAACGCTTGCTGTACAATAAAGGGTTCTAGCCGTGGGTCGCCCGTATTCTTAGCCTCAAACGCTAAGGATAATGACTACACTTATTACCTAGCAAAGCTTTTAGGCTAGCGGACAGGTCTGTTTAGCAGACCAAGTAAGGAAAAACTATAAATATGGAAAAAAACTATACATTTCAATTCAATCCTTCCACTGCCTTAGAAGCCCTGAAAGCTGGTAAATACGACCCGCTTAACTTCTACGAAGCGCGTTTAGACCTGTTTAACCTCTCGGTAATGGCAGACTATGACCAACTCATTTGCCTACCCACATTAACTGCTATCGACAAATACTGGTATCAGATTGAAACAGCCCGAAAAGTCCTCAGACAAATGGGTGGACGGGCATTACTAGCGGATGAAGTCGGATTGGGTAAAACCATTGAAGCGGGACTAATCATCGCCGAATACTTAGCTAGGGGGATGGTAAAGTCCATCCTAGTGTTAACTCCGGCATCCCTAGTTTCCCAGTGGCAATCAGAGTTAAGTGACAAATTTAATATCGCTACTATCACCACAGATAACCGTGACCCACAACAACCGATAGACGAATTTTGGACAAATAATCCGCGAATTATCGCTTCATTAAACACGGCTAAGTCTGCTAAACATTATCTTCACGTCACCAGTCGTACTTGGGATTTGGTTGTTGTCGATGAGGCACACCATCTAAAAAATCGCAGTACCCTCAACTGGAAACTGGTCAACGCCCTCAATAAGCGGTTTATCCTCATGCTTACTGCTACGCCAGTGCAGAACTCCCTTGTGGAACTGTTTAATCTGCTAACCCTCCTCAAACCGGGACTGCTACAAACAGAAGCCGCTTTTAAAAAAGAATACGTCAATTCCAAGAATGGACGAGTCCCTAAAAATCCCGAAAAGTTACGCACTCTGATGCGGGAAGTTATGGTACGAAATACCCGCGCCCTAGTAGATGTCAAACTGCCCAAACGCTTCGCCACCACAATTACCGTTACCCCGGCAGCCGGAGAGGAGAAACTTTACCAAGACTTGAGCAAGTATCTACGTTCTTCAGAGGACAAACTAGACAGACTCTCCCGTACTAATTTGCTAATGCGAGCGGGTTCATCCCCTAATGCTTTAGCTGACTCCCTCAAGCAAC
This genomic interval from Oscillatoria nigro-viridis PCC 7112 contains the following:
- a CDS encoding DEAD/DEAH box helicase, whose product is MEKNYTFQFNPSTALEALKAGKYDPLNFYEARLDLFNLSVMADYDQLICLPTLTAIDKYWYQIETARKVLRQMGGRALLADEVGLGKTIEAGLIIAEYLARGMVKSILVLTPASLVSQWQSELSDKFNIATITTDNRDPQQPIDEFWTNNPRIIASLNTAKSAKHYLHVTSRTWDLVVVDEAHHLKNRSTLNWKLVNALNKRFILMLTATPVQNSLVELFNLLTLLKPGLLQTEAAFKKEYVNSKNGRVPKNPEKLRTLMREVMVRNTRALVDVKLPKRFATTITVTPAAGEEKLYQDLSKYLRSSEDKLDRLSRTNLLMRAGSSPNALADSLKQLTIRLPDEELKSLAARASQVKQVEKAKTLVEMLSKSRQKTLVFTTHKATSTYLAKTLQAENIPFAEFTGGMSLKQKDEAIAAFRDNVSVLLASETGGEGRNIQFANAIVNYDLPWNPMKIEQRIGRIHRIGQTQDVFIFNFCLKGSIEDYILRILHDKINMFELVVGEIETILGNVDDEFDFSEVVMDIWLKHQVKPELDQAFEQLADNLLKAQKQYEQIQELDEQIFGEDFEA